CCGGCTGGGCGCGCTGCTGCCGCTGAACGCCAAGGCGCCCTTCGATCTGGTGAACCGCCCGCTGCGGAAGAAGGACGTGCAGAACGTCATCGACACCGTCTACCGCTACTGCGGTCAGAAGGAATCGGTGATCTTCTGTGACCAGATCATGGGTCTGGGTTTCCGCGAAGCCTTCAAGGCCGGGATTTCCTTCGGCAAGGACGACATGCTCATTCCGGAACGGAAATGGGAAATCGTCGATGCCGTGCGCGATCAGGTCAAGGAATTCGAACAGCAATACATGGACGGTCTGATCACCCAGGGTGAGAAGTACAACAAGGTCGTCGATGCCTGGTCGAAATGCTCGGATGCCGTCGCGGCCGAGATGATGAAGGAAATTTCCGCCGTGCGCGTCGATGATGCGGGCGCCGAGAAAGAGCCGAACTCGGTCTACATGATGTCCCACTCCGGGGCGCGGGGGTCGCCCGCGCAGATGAAGCAGCTGGGGGGGATGCGCGGTCTGATGGCCAAGCCGTCGGGCGAGATCATCGAGACGCCGATCATCTCGAACTTCAAGGAAGGTCTGACCGTTCTTGAATACTTCAACTCGACCCACGGCGCCCGCAAGGGTCTGGCCGATACCGCGCTCAAGACGGCGAACTCGGGCTATCTGACCCGTCGTCTGGTGGACGTGGCACAGGACTGCATCGTGCGCTCGCATGATTGCGGCACCGAACGCGCGATCACCGCTTCGGCGGCCGTGAACGACGGCGAAGTCGTCGCGCCGCTGTCGGAACGGGTGCTGGGCCGCGTGGCGGCCGATGACGTTCTGGTTCCGGGCACCGACGAGGTGCTGGTGCGCAAGAACGAGCTGATCGACGAGCGCAAGGCCGACCTGATCGAGCAGAACGCGATCCAGTCGATCCGCATCCGCTCGGCGCTGACCTGCGAGGCCGAAGAGGGCGTTTGCGCGCTCTGCTACGGTCGCGACCTGGCGCGCGGCACGCTGGTGAACCAGGGCGAAGCGGTGGGCATCATCGCGGCGCAGTCGATCGGCGAACCGGGCACGCAGCTGACGATGCGGACCTTCCACATCGGCGGCATCGCGCAGGGCGGTCAGCAATCGTTCCTTGAGGCGAGCCAAGAGGGCAAGATCGAGTTCCGCAACGCCAACCTGCTGATCAACGACGCGGGCGAGCAGATCGTCATGGGCCGCAACATGCAGCTGGCGATCGTCTCGGAACAGGGCGAGGAACGGGCGAGCCACAAGCTGTCCTACGGCTCGAAGATCTTCGTCAAGGATGGCGACGCGGTCAAACGCGGCACCAAACTGTTCGAATGGGACCCCTACACCCTGCCGATCATCGCCGAAAAGGCCGGTGTGGCGAAATTTGTCGACCTGATCTCGGGCATTGCGGTGCGCGAAGAGACCGACGAAGCCACCGGCATGACGCAGAAGATCGTGACCGACTGGCGCTCGGCGCCGAAGGGCAACGATCTGAAGCCGGAGATCATCATCGTCAATGCCGATGGCGAGCCGGTGCGCAACGATGCGGGCAACCCGGTGACCTATCCGATGTCGGTCGACGCGATTCTGTCGATCGAAGACGGGCAGGACGTGAAGGCCGGGGACGTGGTGGCGCGGATCCCGCGCGAAGGCGCCAAGACCAAGGACATCACCGGGGGTCTTCCCCGCGTGGCGGAACTGTTCGAAGCCCGTCGCCCGAAAGATCACGCGATCATCGCCGAACTGGATGGCTATGTGCGCTTCGGCAAGGACTACAAGAACAAGCGCCGCATCACCATCGAACCGTCGCAGGACGGGCTGGAGCCGGTCGAATACATGGTGCCGAAAGGCAAGCACATCCCGGTGCAGGAAGGCGACTTCGTGCAGAAGGGCGACTACATCATGGACGGCAACCCGGCGCCGCATGACATCTTGCGCATCATGGGGATCGAGGCCTTGGCCGAGTATCTCATCGACGAGGTGCAGGACGTCTACCGGCTGCAGGGCGTGAAGATCAACGACAAGCACATCGAGGTGATCGTGCGGCAGATGCTGCAGAAGATCGAGATCCTCGACAGCGGCGACACCACGCTTCTCAAGGGCGAGCATATCGACAAGTCGGAGTTCGACGAG
This DNA window, taken from Rhodobacter capsulatus SB 1003, encodes the following:
- the rpoC gene encoding DNA-directed RNA polymerase subunit beta' translates to MNQEITNNNPFNPLAQPKAFDEIKISLASPERILSWSYGEIKKPETINYRTFKPERDGLFCARIFGPIKDYECLCGKYKRMKYRGVVCEKCGVEVTLQKVRRERMGHIELASPVAHIWFLKSLPSRIGLMLDMTLRDLERILYFENYVVIEPGLTELSYGQLLTEDEYLDAQDQFGADAFTANIGAEAIREMLSAIDLEATAEQLREELKEATGELKPKKIIKRLKIVESFLESKNRPEWMILTVLPVIPPELRPLVPLDGGRFATSDLNDLYRRVINRNNRLKRLIELRAPDIIVRNEKRMLQEAVDALFDNGRRGRVITGTNKRPLKSLSDMLKGKQGRFRQNLLGKRVDFSGRSVIVTGPELKLHQCGLPKKMALELFKPFIYSRLEAKGLSSTVKQAKKLVEKERPEVWDILDEVIREHPVLLNRAPTLHRLGIQAFEPTLIEGKAIQLHPLVCSAFNADFDGDQMAVHVPLSLEAQLEARVLMMSTNNVLSPANGSPIIVPSQDMILGLYYTTMERKGMVGEGMVFASVEEVEHALTSGAVHLHAKVKARVKQIDEEGNEVWKRYDTTPGRIRLGALLPLNAKAPFDLVNRPLRKKDVQNVIDTVYRYCGQKESVIFCDQIMGLGFREAFKAGISFGKDDMLIPERKWEIVDAVRDQVKEFEQQYMDGLITQGEKYNKVVDAWSKCSDAVAAEMMKEISAVRVDDAGAEKEPNSVYMMSHSGARGSPAQMKQLGGMRGLMAKPSGEIIETPIISNFKEGLTVLEYFNSTHGARKGLADTALKTANSGYLTRRLVDVAQDCIVRSHDCGTERAITASAAVNDGEVVAPLSERVLGRVAADDVLVPGTDEVLVRKNELIDERKADLIEQNAIQSIRIRSALTCEAEEGVCALCYGRDLARGTLVNQGEAVGIIAAQSIGEPGTQLTMRTFHIGGIAQGGQQSFLEASQEGKIEFRNANLLINDAGEQIVMGRNMQLAIVSEQGEERASHKLSYGSKIFVKDGDAVKRGTKLFEWDPYTLPIIAEKAGVAKFVDLISGIAVREETDEATGMTQKIVTDWRSAPKGNDLKPEIIIVNADGEPVRNDAGNPVTYPMSVDAILSIEDGQDVKAGDVVARIPREGAKTKDITGGLPRVAELFEARRPKDHAIIAELDGYVRFGKDYKNKRRITIEPSQDGLEPVEYMVPKGKHIPVQEGDFVQKGDYIMDGNPAPHDILRIMGIEALAEYLIDEVQDVYRLQGVKINDKHIEVIVRQMLQKIEILDSGDTTLLKGEHIDKSEFDEENAKVEARGGRAATGEPVLLGITKASLQTRSFISAASFQETTRVLTEASVQGKRDKLVGLKENVIVGRLIPAGTGGATTRVRKIAAERDSKVIEARRAEAIDAAALAAPIDTAYGDDDFGPVETPESRD